The following proteins come from a genomic window of Geomonas sp. RF6:
- a CDS encoding phospholipase D-like domain-containing protein produces the protein MTTFRSIIATAIVSYSAGCATLPDASKITDHAPAQAAPKILTSKRMLSREQSRALMERLQKGAKPTDLLQRHNAVLEMVSGHPLTAGNKVTLLIDGRSTYAAMFKAMESARETINVETFKIDDDEISRAFANVFLKKQSQGVQVNFMYDSMGSITTPASFFDRLRQAGINVVAVHPLGAENGENVPTVHADHRKLLVVDGRVAITGGINISRVYASTPFKKKQEKRPSVPWRDTDIQLEGPVVAQFQKEFLEMWANQQGSPLAGRNYFPKLKKEGDDLVRAISSTPGENNRINYISYIAALAFAEHSIHLTNAYFVPDRRTLEALADAAKRGVDVKIVLPSVSDSKVALHAMRYNYEYLLKAGVKLYERQRALLHSKTAVIDGVWSTVGSTNMDPMSLSQNYEINAVIIGREFALEMGKMFAADLSESEQVTLAKWKKRSLSQKTKEFFAHLLSPIM, from the coding sequence ATGACTACATTTAGGTCGATTATCGCAACTGCCATTGTCAGTTACAGTGCTGGTTGCGCTACGTTGCCGGACGCGTCCAAGATCACCGACCACGCTCCCGCACAAGCCGCTCCGAAGATCCTCACCTCCAAAAGGATGTTGTCCCGCGAACAGAGCAGAGCTCTCATGGAACGGCTGCAGAAGGGGGCGAAGCCGACTGATCTGCTGCAGCGCCACAATGCCGTGCTGGAGATGGTGAGCGGCCACCCCCTCACCGCCGGGAACAAGGTCACGCTCCTCATCGACGGCAGATCCACCTATGCGGCCATGTTCAAGGCAATGGAGAGTGCCCGGGAGACCATCAACGTAGAGACCTTCAAGATCGACGACGACGAGATTTCGCGCGCCTTTGCCAATGTCTTCCTGAAGAAGCAGTCCCAGGGAGTGCAGGTCAATTTCATGTACGACAGCATGGGGAGCATCACTACTCCCGCTTCCTTCTTCGACCGGCTCCGGCAGGCGGGAATCAACGTGGTCGCGGTCCACCCGCTCGGTGCGGAAAATGGAGAGAATGTTCCGACGGTGCATGCCGATCACCGAAAACTGCTGGTTGTGGACGGGAGGGTGGCGATAACGGGAGGGATCAATATCAGCCGGGTGTATGCGAGCACCCCTTTCAAGAAGAAGCAGGAAAAGAGGCCGTCGGTGCCTTGGCGTGACACTGACATTCAGCTCGAGGGGCCGGTCGTGGCACAGTTTCAGAAGGAATTTCTGGAAATGTGGGCAAACCAGCAAGGTTCCCCTCTAGCGGGGAGGAATTACTTCCCGAAGCTCAAGAAAGAGGGGGATGACCTTGTCCGGGCGATCTCCAGCACCCCCGGAGAAAACAATCGCATCAACTACATTTCCTACATTGCAGCACTCGCTTTTGCAGAGCATTCCATACATCTCACCAATGCCTATTTCGTTCCGGACCGGCGCACTCTGGAGGCTTTGGCCGACGCTGCGAAGCGCGGGGTGGACGTAAAGATCGTGCTCCCTTCAGTGAGCGACTCGAAGGTGGCGCTCCACGCGATGCGATACAACTACGAGTACCTGCTGAAGGCGGGGGTGAAGCTGTACGAGAGGCAAAGGGCGCTGCTCCATTCAAAGACGGCCGTCATCGACGGCGTGTGGTCAACCGTCGGCTCCACCAACATGGACCCAATGAGCCTGTCGCAGAACTACGAGATCAACGCAGTGATTATCGGGCGTGAATTCGCACTGGAAATGGGAAAGATGTTTGCGGCCGACCTGTCGGAATCGGAACAGGTCACCCTGGCAAAGTGGAAGAAAAGATCCCTCTCGCAGAAGACGAAGGAGTTCTTCGCCCACCTGCTCTCCCCGATCATGTAG
- a CDS encoding DUF6632 domain-containing protein — MEGSSDREVQRLKALRIALLILGGIFLLVGPLMLVWPFGWRWAPHQAFYEQMMVGIYFTLGIFLIRASRNPLEHLSLIWFTVWSSVVHGAIMAAQALSGPEHHAHLVADVPALLVVAAILGFLTPRDRGNV; from the coding sequence ATGGAAGGTTCATCGGATAGAGAGGTTCAACGCCTGAAGGCTCTGCGCATCGCGCTTCTCATCCTCGGGGGGATATTTCTGCTGGTCGGGCCGCTCATGCTGGTGTGGCCTTTCGGGTGGCGCTGGGCGCCGCACCAGGCTTTTTACGAGCAGATGATGGTGGGGATCTACTTCACGCTCGGCATCTTCCTCATTCGCGCATCCAGAAATCCGCTGGAGCACCTGAGCCTCATCTGGTTCACCGTATGGTCCAGCGTCGTGCACGGGGCAATCATGGCGGCACAGGCCCTTTCGGGGCCCGAGCATCATGCTCATCTTGTCGCGGATGTGCCGGCTCTCCTTGTGGTGGCGGCTATACTCGGCTTCCTCACCCCACGCGATCGGGGCAACGTCTGA
- a CDS encoding 3-oxoacyl-ACP reductase family protein — MNGRLEKKRALVTGGSRGIGAAIVRRLASEGADVAFTYISRGDQAKEVTQAARAFGVNSFALRADSADAEAVIAAVERTVREFGGMDILVNNAGIAVIAPVEELRLEDFDRSFAVNVRATFVAIQAAVKHMQSGGRIINIASCNAERVPFTGGAAYAMSKSALVGLVKGLARDLALRGITVNNVHPGPIETEMNSAGTEFGKMLLEHVLALPRYGTAEEVAGVVAFLASPEAAYITGAGISIDGGFTA, encoded by the coding sequence ATGAACGGTCGACTCGAAAAGAAACGGGCGCTGGTTACTGGCGGCAGCCGCGGAATCGGAGCGGCCATCGTGAGACGTCTTGCCAGTGAGGGGGCAGATGTCGCCTTTACCTACATCAGCAGAGGGGACCAGGCGAAGGAAGTGACACAGGCAGCACGCGCCTTCGGAGTGAATTCCTTTGCCCTCAGGGCCGACAGCGCCGACGCGGAGGCGGTCATCGCCGCCGTGGAGAGAACCGTGCGGGAATTCGGGGGGATGGACATACTGGTCAACAACGCCGGAATAGCCGTAATCGCGCCTGTCGAGGAGTTGCGACTGGAGGATTTCGACCGCTCCTTTGCCGTGAACGTCCGCGCCACCTTCGTCGCCATTCAGGCCGCGGTGAAGCACATGCAAAGCGGTGGGCGGATCATCAACATCGCGAGCTGCAACGCCGAACGCGTCCCTTTCACGGGGGGCGCGGCCTACGCCATGAGCAAGTCTGCGCTTGTGGGGTTGGTGAAAGGGCTGGCGCGCGACCTCGCGCTGCGAGGGATCACCGTCAACAACGTGCACCCCGGTCCGATCGAGACGGAGATGAATTCCGCCGGTACCGAATTTGGAAAGATGCTTCTCGAGCACGTGCTGGCACTCCCCCGCTACGGAACCGCCGAGGAAGTCGCGGGAGTGGTCGCCTTTCTGGCAAGCCCGGAAGCCGCCTACATCACCGGAGCAGGGATCTCTATCGACGGCGGTTTCACCGCCTGA